The nucleotide sequence GTTGCGACCAACGACGCGCCGGACATCCGGGAGATCGAGACGTACTGGATCGGCAGGCGCGTCACGGCGTGACGCCGCTCGGCCACGGGCCGGAACCGGCACCTCGCGGCCCCTGGCGCGTCTCGCGGCGGCATCGCGCACTTCGTTCGATTCAGCTCGGGTCGCCGTCGTCCTCGATTCCCCACAACCGCACGCGCGCATGATCCGCGCCGGTCGGGCGTACGACACGGAACTCCTCGACGATCTCGCCGTTCTCGACGCGCCGCTCGACCGCGAGCAAGGTGTGCAGCGGATGCTCGCACAGGCTCGCCGCGAATTCGGCCTCGTCGCGTGCGGCCCGCAGCGCGGTGGTGCGGTCGGGCGCACCGTAGCGAGCCATGAAATGCGTCGCGAGCCGCTCCAGCACGGCGGCGTGCTCTTCGTCGCTGATCTCCTCGACGGCGACGAGCGTGCTCCAGCCGAAGCTCTCCGTGCCCAGGAAACCGCTGCGGAACGCCTGCCCGGGCTTGCCGTGCAGGAGGGCGGGATCCCGATCCACGAAGGCGAAAGACCCCGATACCGCCCACTCGCTCGGAAGCGAAGGCGGCTCGTAGACACGGCTGTCGGATTCGTCCAGGCGGATGACGCGGGGAAAGCGCATCGGGCTATCGTACACCCGGCGTACGGGGGCGGCGGCCGCGCCCTCGGCGCGGCTACGGATTGCCCCGCTTCCCCCCGTTTGATTCAATCGGCCGATACCGCCCGGGAGGCGCCCATGGCCGAGGACCGCGACCCCCCTCGTCGACGATTCGTCAAACTCTGTGCCTCGCTCGTCGCGCTCGCCGGGGCGAGCCCGGCGCTCCTCGCGGGGACGGAGGCCGTCGCTCGCCGTTATCACCGCGTTCGGCTCGTCGACCCGGAGGGCCGCCCGGTCGCCCCGGACCACCTCGAGGTGGGCGAAAACTACCTCTTCCACTATCCGTACGTCAGCACCCCGTGCTTTCTGCTCGATCTCGGGAGGCCGACGCGGCACAGGGCGAACCTGACCACCGAAGGCGGGGAGCGTTACGAGTGGACCGGCGGCGTCGGTCCCCAGCGTTCCATCGTCGCGTTCTCCGCCATCTGCGCGCACAAGATGTCCCATCCGGCGCGCGAGGTGAGCTTCATCAACTACCGCCACGAGCCGGTGCGCTACACCGACGGCGAACAGTCGGCGCGCCGGGCGCAGGTCATCTACTGCTGCTCGGAGAAGAGCGTCTACGATCCGCTCGACGGGGCGCGTGTGCTTTCGGGGCCGGCCAAGCAGCCGCTCGCCGCCATCCTCCTCGAGCAAGGGCGGGACGGCGGGCTCGAGGCGGTCGGCACCTACGGCGGGGAAATGTTCGACCGTTTCTTCCGCGAGTTCGGCTTCCGCCTGGCGCTC is from Sulfurifustis variabilis and encodes:
- a CDS encoding DUF6505 family protein, with translation MRFPRVIRLDESDSRVYEPPSLPSEWAVSGSFAFVDRDPALLHGKPGQAFRSGFLGTESFGWSTLVAVEEISDEEHAAVLERLATHFMARYGAPDRTTALRAARDEAEFAASLCEHPLHTLLAVERRVENGEIVEEFRVVRPTGADHARVRLWGIEDDGDPS